A window of Clostridium taeniosporum genomic DNA:
TCCAGACATAATAACTGGTAATGCTAAAGGCAATTGAACTTTTGTTAATATTTGAAACCTTGTAAGCCCAATCCCCCTTGCTGCTTCTATAGTCTGTGAATTTATATTCTTAATTCCTGTATTTGTATTCTTTATTATTGGTAATAGTGAATATAAAACAACCATTACTATTGCAGGTATTTTACCTATTCCTAAAAACGGTATTGCAAAACCTAACAATGCCATACTTGGAATTGCTTGAATTATATTAGCTATAGCTAATACTGGTTTACTCATTTTCTTTATATAGCTTATACATATACCCAAAGGCATTGCAATTATAATTGCTAATCCTACAGACAATGCTGTAAGTTTTATGTGATCAATTAATAACATAAATATTTGAGATTTAGCTTCTATTAAATAATTAAAAAATCCCATAATATTAACCTACCTCCTCAGTATCTAAAAATTGTTGACTTAATGTTGTAACTAAACTACTTTTGGTTATTATTCCTTTTAAAAATCCATTTTTATCAACAACAGGTAAACTAAATATCTTATTTTCTTTTACAATTTTAAGTATATCTACTATGGTATCATCTGGTGATAACTTAATAAAATCAGAATTCATTATATTCTCTACAGATATATTTCTATCCGGTTTATTTTGTATTTGTTTAGCAGTAACGATTCCTAAAATAACATTTGATCTATCTATTATAAACAAACTATCAACTTTTAAACTTCTCATTTTTTCCATACATTTTAAAACTGATGTATTTTTATAACAAGTAACTGGATTTTCAATCATTATATCTTTTGCTCTTATAAATTCTGGTGAAGACCATATTCTATTTGTACCTATAAATTCACTTACAAAGTCATTACATGGATTTTTAAGAATATTTTCTGGCGTGTCATATTGAACTATTTTTCCTTCATTCATTATACAAATCCTATCTGCTATTCTTATAGCTTCATCCATATCATGCGTAACAAAAACAATAGTTTTTCTTAATTTCGACTGTAAATCAATTAATTCATCTTGGAGTTGTAATCTAGTTATTGGATCTAACGCACTGAATGGTTCATCCATAAGTATTATTTCTGGATCTATTGCAAAAGCTCTTGCAACACCTATTCTTTGTTGTTGTCCTCCACTAAGTTCTGTTGGATATCTATCTAAATACTCATCTGGATTTAATCCAACCATGTCCATTAATTCATAAGTCTTCTTTTTAATACTATCTTTATTCTTTTTCTGTATACGTGGAATTAATTCAATGTTTTCTCTAATTGTCATATGAGGAAACAATCCTGTTTGTTGAATAACATAGCCCATATTTCTTCTTAATTTTATTACATCTTTAAATCCAATATCTTCACTATCAATTAAAATTTTTCCTGAAGATGGTTTAATAAGGCTATTTATCATTTTTAAAGTAGTAGTTTTACCACAACCACTCTCACCAATAATACTTACTAATTCTCCTTTTTCTATTTTAAAAGAGATATCTTTTAAAACAGTTTTATTTTTAAAAACTTTACTTACGTTTTTAAACTCTATCACTTAAAAGCCCTCCTTCACAAAGTAACAACTTTATTATACCATAAAGTTGTTACTTTTGTAAAAAAATGAAGACAATAGCTATAATTGTCTTCGTTGGAATTATTGGGGATATATAAAATTGTTTACCCTTTCGTAACATTCTTCATTTCCTACAAAGTAAAAAATATCACCTTCCATAAATGTTGCATATGGGCCTGGAGACATAATTAAAGAATCACCTCGTTTTATCGCAATTATAGTTGCAAATGTATTATGCCAAAAATTAATTTCAGATATATTTTTTCCTGCATAAGGCGTATTCTTATTGATAGTTATTTTAAAAGGTATAAATGGATTAATTGATTTAAATCTATCTGTCTTATCTATTAAATCTAATAAATTTTCTTTAAGTTGTTTACTTTCTTGTGCTTGACGTTCTAAGCCCTCTAATATCTCTTTTTTTAAATCACTTACTGTTTGAATATCTTCACATTGCTTTACAAATTTAATTGCATTTTCACAGGATTTTATTTTAACTCCACTTCCCTTAGTCGTATCTACTATATCCATATCCGACAAAATACAAATAGCTCGTCTAGCTGTTTCTGATGAAACACTATATTGAGCTGCTAATGCCGAACGAGCATATATTTTTTCTCCAACCTTATAATGTCCATTGGCTATCTTAGAAGCAATATCTGCTGCAATACGTTGATATACCGGACTTACTATTTTTAACTTTCTTTTCATTTTTATATCCTCTTAATTTAATATATTAAGTAATTAAATATATTAAATTTTAATACAATATTTAATCACTTTTCAACATGTATTCTACCACAATAAATTTATTTATTCTAATATTTACACTAAATTATATGCAAATAAAATATTATAAAAAATTTTTACCTACATATAAAATAATTTATAATATTTTATTTTAACATAAATAGAATCTTATTATAAAAATTTCAAAACTTCATCATAATTAGGATGTGAACTTATTTCTTCACAATATTCAACATATATAACTTTATTATTTTCATCAACTACAAAGACAGCTCTTGTTAACAATCCTAATTCTTTAATGTATGTACCGTATTTTTCACCAAACTCTCTATCTTTATAATCAGATAATGTTTTAACCTTATCTATCCCTTCACTTCCACACCATCGCCCTTGAGCAAAAGGTAAATCCATTGATAATACATATATATTTACATTAGAAAAACTTGTAGCTTCTTTATTAAATCTTTTTACTTCTAAATCACATACTGGTGTATCTAATGAAGGAACGCTTACAAAAACTTTTTTACCTTTAAAATCTTTTGATGATACTGGATTTAAATTATTGTCAATAGCTGTAAAGTCAGGCGCTAAGTCCCCAACTTTTATAATTGTTCCTTCTAGTGTCATTAGATTTCCTTGAAACTTAACATTCATATTGTCAACTCCTGTTTAAAAATTATTTACTATACTATAATATGTAAAACATAAAATATATATACAAAATAGATTATTTTATCATGTATCTTTATATATATTTTAAATATTAATTATACTAATTTTATCTATTACTAAAGAATATTTTAATATGTATTATTTATTTTTCTTAATTCATCTAAATAACTATCATTTATTTCTGCATCTTTAAATGTAGCCATATTATTCATAGCAGCACATGCTGAATCCATTATCGAAAATGCCAAAGGACATCCACTTCCCTCTCCAAGACCCATATTTAAATTTAATATAGGTTCTAAATTAAGTTCATTCATAGCAAATTTAAAACCTTTTTCTTTTGATGCATGAGATGTAAACATATATTCTCTTACTTTTGAATTTAATTTAAACGCTAAAAGTGCTGATACTACTGAAATAAGTCCATCAATTACTACTGGAATTTTATAATATGCTGCCCCTAAAAAAACTCCTGTCATTCCTGCTATATCAAATCCTCCTACTTTGGCTATTATATCTATAGGATCATCTTTTTTAGGTTTATTTATTTCTATTGCCTTTTTTACAATGCTTATCTTATTGCTATAAGCTTCATCTAAAAGCCCTGCTCCTCTTCCAACTAATTCTTCAACATCTAAATCAATTAAAGAAGCCAATACACTACTACTAGTTGTTGTATTGCCAATCCCCATTT
This region includes:
- a CDS encoding ABC transporter ATP-binding protein; protein product: MIEFKNVSKVFKNKTVLKDISFKIEKGELVSIIGESGCGKTTTLKMINSLIKPSSGKILIDSEDIGFKDVIKLRRNMGYVIQQTGLFPHMTIRENIELIPRIQKKNKDSIKKKTYELMDMVGLNPDEYLDRYPTELSGGQQQRIGVARAFAIDPEIILMDEPFSALDPITRLQLQDELIDLQSKLRKTIVFVTHDMDEAIRIADRICIMNEGKIVQYDTPENILKNPCNDFVSEFIGTNRIWSSPEFIRAKDIMIENPVTCYKNTSVLKCMEKMRSLKVDSLFIIDRSNVILGIVTAKQIQNKPDRNISVENIMNSDFIKLSPDDTIVDILKIVKENKIFSLPVVDKNGFLKGIITKSSLVTTLSQQFLDTEEVG
- a CDS encoding TrkA C-terminal domain-containing protein, with product MKRKLKIVSPVYQRIAADIASKIANGHYKVGEKIYARSALAAQYSVSSETARRAICILSDMDIVDTTKGSGVKIKSCENAIKFVKQCEDIQTVSDLKKEILEGLERQAQESKQLKENLLDLIDKTDRFKSINPFIPFKITINKNTPYAGKNISEINFWHNTFATIIAIKRGDSLIMSPGPYATFMEGDIFYFVGNEECYERVNNFIYPQ
- the tpx gene encoding thiol peroxidase; its protein translation is MNVKFQGNLMTLEGTIIKVGDLAPDFTAIDNNLNPVSSKDFKGKKVFVSVPSLDTPVCDLEVKRFNKEATSFSNVNIYVLSMDLPFAQGRWCGSEGIDKVKTLSDYKDREFGEKYGTYIKELGLLTRAVFVVDENNKVIYVEYCEEISSHPNYDEVLKFL
- the cobT gene encoding nicotinate-nucleotide--dimethylbenzimidazole phosphoribosyltransferase — encoded protein: MKSKEEILRGIINNIQDVDKIVMDKAKERMDSLAKPLNSLGKLEEISIRLSGITGKIKNTLDKRAIIIMCADNGVVEEGVSSCPQSVTLSQTINFTKGFTGVAVLAKANNTDLKVIDIGINSDLKHPLVINKKIRKSTNNISRENAMTYEEAIEGILVGVEAVKNVKDNGYKIIGVGEMGIGNTTTSSSVLASLIDLDVEELVGRGAGLLDEAYSNKISIVKKAIEINKPKKDDPIDIIAKVGGFDIAGMTGVFLGAAYYKIPVVIDGLISVVSALLAFKLNSKVREYMFTSHASKEKGFKFAMNELNLEPILNLNMGLGEGSGCPLAFSIMDSACAAMNNMATFKDAEINDSYLDELRKINNTY